The DNA sequence TGATGAAGCCGACGACACGGAAATCTCTGGCGGTCTGCTCCGGCTTCAGCTTCCCGTGTGCTTCCGGCGGCACCTCCTTCAGCGCTCCCAGGGTGACCACGTCGCCCAGGCTGGCGCCGAGATCGCGGCCCAGCTCGAAGCCGATGACGATGCCCGGATAATGCCGGGCGTCCACGGCGTCGAAGAGCGTGGTGTCGAAGCCCACGAAATCCGGTTTGATGGTCTGCATCACCCGGGTGGTCTGCGCTTCCAGCTCCGGTTCGATGCCGAGAACGATGCAGCCGTGCAAGCGCTGGGTGATGCGGGCGCCGCTGCCCAGGACGAGGATCGCCTCGCGGCGCACGAAGGGGGACTGGGCCACCACGTCGGGCAGACGGCGCAGGCGCTCCATGGTCTCGGCGTGGTCGGTGAACGGTTTCTGGGACAGCACGATGACGTGGTAGTTGGTGTTGACCACGCGCCGGCGCACTTCGGTCTCGAAGCCGTTCATCACCGAGAGGGTGATCTGGGGCGCCGCCACCGCGAAGATGACCCCGGTGGTGGCGATCGAGGTGAGGACGGAGATGAGGAAATGCCGCCGCCGCGGCCGCAGGTAGCGGAAACCGACCTTCCAGGAGTAGTGCACGCTGTCCTTCCTAGGCGTCGCCGGCGGGGCCCTCGCCGGCGGCTTCGGGCCGCATGGCCGGGAAGAGGAGGACATCGCGGATGGAGTGGGTGTCGGTGAGCAGCATGACCAGGCGGTCCATACCGACGCCGAGACCGCCCGCCGGCGGCATGCCGTATTCCAGGGCGCGGAGGTAGTCCTCGTCGAGAGGTTGGGTTTCCAGCGCTCCGCCGGCGCGCAGGCGCCGTTGCGCCTCGAAGCGTGCCCGTTGCTCCAGCGGATCGTTGAGCTCGGAGAAAGCGTTGGCCAGCTCCATGCCGGCAGCGAAGAGCTCGAAGCGCTCCACCAGTCCGGCTTGGTGGCGATGCGCTTTCGCCAGCGGCGAGATCTCCTGCGGGTGGTCGAGGACGAAAGTGGGCTGCACGAGGCCCGGTTCGACGAGGGCGCCGAAGAGCGCTTCCAACAGCTCTCCCCTGCTGGCGCCCTCGCGCCCCTCGAGGCCGTGGCGGCGCGCCTCCGCCTGCAAGGTGGGGCTCTCTGCCTGGCGCAGATCCTTTCCCGTCGCTTGCTCCAGGCCGGTGAAGAAAGGCAGGCGGGCGAAGGGCGGGGTGAAATCGAGGCTCGCTTCGCCCCAGGGAAGTCGGGTGCCCCCAGCCACTGCCTGGGCGGTGCTCGCCAGCAGCTCTTCGGTGCACCGCAGCATGTCCTGGTAGTCCCAGTAGGCCACGTAGAGCTCCAGCATGGTGAACTCCGGGTTGTGGCTGCGATCCATGCCTTCGTTGCGGAAGTTGCGGGCGAACTCGAAGACCCCCTCGAAGCCTCCGACCAGGAGGCGCTTCAGATAGAGCTCCGGAGCGATGCGCAGGAAGAGCGGCATGTCGAGGGCGTTGTGGTGGGTGGCGAAGGGGCGGGCGGTGGCGCCGCCGTAGAGGGGCTGCAGCACCGGCGTTTCCACCTCCAGCCAGCCGCGAGCCTCGAGGAAACGCCGCATCGCGGTGAACACACGGGAGCGCTTCTCGAACACGGAGCGCACCTCGGCGTTCACG is a window from the Candidatus Krumholzibacteriia bacterium genome containing:
- a CDS encoding ABC transporter permease — translated: MHYSWKVGFRYLRPRRRHFLISVLTSIATTGVIFAVAAPQITLSVMNGFETEVRRRVVNTNYHVIVLSQKPFTDHAETMERLRRLPDVVAQSPFVRREAILVLGSGARITQRLHGCIVLGIEPELEAQTTRVMQTIKPDFVGFDTTLFDAVDARHYPGIVIGFELGRDLGASLGDVVTLGALKEVPPEAHGKLKPEQTARDFRVVGFI
- the lysS gene encoding lysine--tRNA ligase; this translates as MGRPEQLQQERLEKLDAWRRQGQEPYPYAFPRTHTTEQVRAQEAALAGGEVALAGRLMTLRGHGKTAFAHLQDGGGRLQVYARQDDLGEPRFALWSLLEVGDFVGLRGEVFRTRTGELTVRVQDFQLLAKALRPLPDKWHGLADKEVRYRQRYVDLIVNAEVRSVFEKRSRVFTAMRRFLEARGWLEVETPVLQPLYGGATARPFATHHNALDMPLFLRIAPELYLKRLLVGGFEGVFEFARNFRNEGMDRSHNPEFTMLELYVAYWDYQDMLRCTEELLASTAQAVAGGTRLPWGEASLDFTPPFARLPFFTGLEQATGKDLRQAESPTLQAEARRHGLEGREGASRGELLEALFGALVEPGLVQPTFVLDHPQEISPLAKAHRHQAGLVERFELFAAGMELANAFSELNDPLEQRARFEAQRRLRAGGALETQPLDEDYLRALEYGMPPAGGLGVGMDRLVMLLTDTHSIRDVLLFPAMRPEAAGEGPAGDA